The following are from one region of the Fundidesulfovibrio soli genome:
- a CDS encoding putative Na+/H+ antiporter — protein MQLSFLATALGTAAFALAVSHTFLAGRCMARAKCGGPHHGVWHLLGEVEAVFGFWAGVFLVLLAVFSGPSGAVDYIESISFTEPAFVFAIMLAASAKPVVSISSRVIFALAARIPLPRGQAVCLTALTVGPLMGSFITEPAAMTVTALILYLAYFRHPLPDPLKYALLGTLFVNVSIGGVLTHFAAPPVIMCAPAWGWGTGHMLANFGWKAALAVVANAVLVTLLFARRLRTVEIQFSAAKGEEIPGWITAVHMLVLVLLVALLHHPTAFMAVLVLFLGFMAAYAEHQTELMLRPALLVGVFLAGLVILGPPQRWWVQALIERMDTSALYFGSALLTAITDNAALTYLGTLVPNISDPSKHALLAGAVTGGGLTVIANAPNPAGYSILKSGFKGGAISPMWLFVGALVPTCVAAAAFLILP, from the coding sequence ATGCAGCTCTCCTTCCTGGCCACGGCACTGGGCACGGCGGCTTTCGCCCTGGCGGTCTCGCACACGTTCCTGGCCGGGCGGTGCATGGCCAGGGCCAAATGCGGCGGCCCGCACCACGGGGTGTGGCATCTGCTGGGCGAGGTGGAGGCGGTGTTCGGCTTCTGGGCCGGCGTATTCCTGGTGCTGCTGGCGGTGTTCTCCGGACCTTCCGGCGCCGTGGACTACATCGAATCCATTTCCTTCACGGAGCCGGCCTTCGTGTTCGCCATCATGCTGGCGGCCTCGGCCAAGCCCGTCGTGAGCATCTCGTCCCGGGTGATTTTCGCCCTGGCGGCCCGCATCCCGCTGCCCAGGGGGCAGGCCGTGTGCCTCACCGCGCTGACCGTGGGCCCGCTCATGGGCTCGTTCATCACCGAGCCCGCGGCCATGACGGTCACGGCCCTGATCCTCTACCTGGCCTATTTCCGCCACCCCCTGCCCGATCCGCTCAAGTACGCCTTGCTGGGCACGCTGTTCGTGAACGTCTCCATCGGCGGCGTGCTCACCCACTTCGCGGCCCCGCCGGTGATCATGTGCGCCCCCGCCTGGGGCTGGGGCACCGGGCACATGCTCGCCAATTTCGGCTGGAAGGCCGCCCTGGCGGTTGTGGCCAACGCCGTGCTGGTGACCCTGCTCTTCGCCAGGCGTCTGCGCACGGTGGAGATCCAGTTCTCCGCCGCCAAGGGCGAGGAGATTCCCGGGTGGATCACCGCCGTGCACATGCTGGTGCTGGTGCTGCTGGTGGCCCTGCTGCACCACCCGACGGCCTTTATGGCCGTCCTGGTGCTCTTCCTGGGGTTCATGGCCGCCTACGCCGAGCACCAGACCGAGCTGATGCTGCGGCCCGCGCTCCTGGTGGGGGTTTTCCTGGCCGGGCTGGTGATTCTCGGGCCGCCGCAGCGCTGGTGGGTGCAGGCCCTGATCGAGCGCATGGACACCTCGGCGCTCTACTTCGGCTCGGCCCTGCTCACGGCAATCACGGACAACGCCGCCCTGACCTACCTCGGCACCCTGGTGCCAAACATATCCGACCCCAGCAAGCACGCCCTGCTGGCCGGGGCGGTCACCGGCGGCGGCCTGACGGTCATCGCCAACGCCCCCAACCCCGCAGGCTACTCAATCCTCAAGTCCGGTTTCAAGGGCGGGGCCATCAGCCCGATGTGGCTGTTCGTCGGGGCCCTTGTCCCTACGTGCGTGGCGGCCGCCGCCTTCCTGATTCTTCCCTGA
- a CDS encoding chemotaxis protein CheX → MSTPDAEIAKPFVQATKHVLSTMAMLDPAPGKPYVKKNNNAAGDVSAVVGLTGDKHGSISISFSKKCAVAIVKNMLGDDVQDIIQDAKDAVGEITNMISGQARAGLSQMGLTMQASTPTVIFGDNHTITHVTTGPVIAIPFSTPHGDFTVEFCFE, encoded by the coding sequence ATGAGCACCCCCGACGCAGAGATCGCCAAGCCGTTCGTGCAGGCCACGAAGCACGTCCTCTCCACCATGGCCATGCTCGACCCGGCCCCGGGCAAGCCCTACGTGAAGAAGAACAACAACGCCGCCGGCGATGTGTCCGCAGTGGTCGGCCTCACAGGCGACAAGCACGGCAGCATCTCCATATCCTTCAGCAAGAAGTGCGCTGTGGCCATCGTCAAGAACATGCTCGGCGACGACGTGCAGGACATCATCCAGGACGCCAAGGACGCCGTGGGCGAGATCACCAACATGATCTCAGGGCAGGCCCGCGCCGGACTCTCCCAGATGGGCCTGACCATGCAGGCCTCCACCCCCACCGTGATCTTCGGGGACAACCACACCATCACCCACGTGACCACCGGCCCCGTGATCGCCATCCCATTCAGCACACCGCACGGCGATTTCACCGTGGAGTTCTGTTTCGAGTAG
- a CDS encoding DnaJ domain-containing protein — protein MQHTSQHTSTSARNRATGYSDADWGVLEKRLTDTRDMLRDILHHLRKVLDNLRSAGEHYQSAGRAWRSAQSGGRPGHRTSGSAAGARKTTGAAGSRAQSAQSSTTRQTTFRTAQNSQQTTGQTTFSSARGAASGGNPGSAAGGAGAGFSAKADASGPYQSSKAAQSGQSARAGQAGSAFNGKAGTSFTGDSGAGAAGARYYTTGQDRQAGSGFSWSTRSKEQTASSGQRSAGQTFGGQASGAQASGGRSSGGQASGGTNFGAGRQGSSHQARGSAQDGQQRAQQARSEQESRHRTTGPGGGSSYQDYRQRNHKSPLGNGRMTLTQACALLCLTYPCSADEVKAAYRKQARRHHPDLGGDEEMMKAVNQAYEMALSWCSPLRGKAATWAA, from the coding sequence ATGCAGCATACCAGCCAACATACCTCCACATCCGCCAGGAACCGGGCCACCGGGTATTCCGACGCCGATTGGGGTGTGCTGGAGAAACGCCTCACCGACACCCGGGACATGCTGCGCGACATTCTGCACCACCTGCGCAAGGTTCTGGACAACCTCCGGTCCGCCGGGGAACACTACCAGAGCGCCGGGCGCGCCTGGCGGTCCGCCCAGTCCGGCGGACGGCCTGGGCATCGGACCAGCGGCTCCGCCGCCGGTGCCCGTAAAACCACAGGAGCCGCCGGCTCCCGCGCGCAGTCCGCTCAAAGCTCCACCACCCGCCAGACAACTTTCCGCACCGCCCAGAACAGCCAGCAGACAACCGGACAGACCACCTTCTCCTCCGCCAGGGGCGCCGCAAGCGGCGGCAATCCCGGCTCGGCAGCCGGCGGCGCTGGGGCGGGCTTCTCCGCCAAGGCGGACGCGTCCGGCCCGTATCAGTCCTCCAAGGCCGCACAGTCCGGCCAGTCCGCACGGGCGGGGCAGGCCGGGTCGGCCTTCAACGGCAAGGCCGGGACCAGCTTCACGGGCGATTCGGGGGCAGGCGCCGCGGGAGCCCGCTACTACACCACCGGGCAGGACCGGCAGGCCGGTTCAGGCTTCTCCTGGAGCACGCGCTCCAAAGAGCAGACGGCATCCTCGGGGCAGCGGTCCGCTGGGCAGACATTTGGCGGGCAGGCTTCTGGCGCGCAGGCTTCGGGCGGGCGCTCTTCTGGCGGACAGGCTTCGGGAGGCACGAACTTCGGTGCCGGGCGGCAGGGATCGTCCCACCAGGCCCGCGGCTCGGCCCAGGACGGCCAGCAGCGCGCGCAGCAGGCCCGCTCCGAGCAGGAGAGCCGCCACCGCACCACCGGCCCGGGCGGAGGCTCCAGCTACCAGGACTACAGGCAGCGCAACCACAAGTCGCCCCTCGGGAACGGCAGGATGACGCTGACCCAGGCCTGCGCCCTGCTCTGCCTGACCTACCCCTGCTCCGCCGACGAGGTGAAGGCCGCCTACCGCAAGCAGGCCCGCCGCCACCACCCGGACCTGGGCGGCGACGAAGAGATGATGAAGGCCGTGAACCAGGCCTACGAGATGGCCCTCTCCTGGTGTTCGCCCCTGCGCGGCAAGGCCGCCACCTGGGCCGCCTGA
- the amrA gene encoding AmmeMemoRadiSam system protein A — MEPFRFTLSTVEKNALKHLVREAIAAKLNSQACWNPPLPPTERLKEPFGAFVCLSIAGGLRGCIGHIMADKPLWDTIGCMAVSAAFEDPRFPPLSKSEFEEVEVEISILGPVTPCPDPELVEVGRHGLIVVQGHRQGLLLPQVPVQWRWDKYTFLAQTCRKAGLEPEAWRSPKTHIYWFEAEVF, encoded by the coding sequence ATGGAACCCTTCCGCTTCACGCTGAGCACCGTGGAAAAGAACGCCCTGAAGCACCTGGTGCGTGAGGCCATCGCCGCCAAGCTCAACTCCCAGGCCTGCTGGAACCCGCCGCTGCCGCCCACGGAGCGCCTGAAGGAGCCCTTCGGGGCCTTCGTCTGCCTGAGCATCGCCGGGGGCCTGCGCGGCTGCATCGGGCACATCATGGCGGACAAGCCCCTGTGGGATACCATCGGCTGCATGGCTGTCTCCGCCGCCTTCGAGGACCCGCGCTTCCCGCCCCTCTCCAAGAGCGAGTTCGAGGAGGTGGAGGTGGAGATCTCCATCCTGGGGCCGGTGACGCCCTGCCCGGACCCGGAGCTGGTGGAGGTGGGCCGCCACGGGCTGATCGTGGTCCAGGGCCACAGGCAGGGCCTGCTGCTGCCCCAGGTTCCGGTGCAGTGGCGCTGGGACAAATACACCTTCCTGGCCCAGACCTGCCGCAAGGCCGGGCTGGAGCCCGAGGCCTGGCGTTCGCCCAAGACGCACATCTACTGGTTCGAGGCCGAGGTGTTCTAG
- a CDS encoding glycosyltransferase: MHDILDLDTLPEPLRYGLALGGAGRRHLTDMARAALARPETARLGLDLALAAWESAPLDGAMARLLQDMDSRMPFLERGVRQAVRAAASGWHPPADVSALAALAERRDHDGLRALLERRMAAEPANLFWRQHALDLAYLLADWDWTGRMLHSRWPEPLEPARTLVRADMHFQTGEHAVAAKLYQGVARLRPALFRLGTCRFLQGEDNQAQELWRQALERAPWNSSILLRLHDSLTGLDRPGRDSLPGGVCVCLYTCGRAPEVDATLAALFESSLEGARVLALDNASPAETAGVLKAWRDRSAGRLELVELPVNIGAPAARNWLKRLAGESGCAFTAYLDDDALVPPDWQASFADAVRAYPQAGVWGCKVVDLAAPCRVQHADVNLLPPGQGTRPEFAALCAQELDFGQFDALRPCLSVTGCFHLFRTERLLEAGDFDIRFSPTQYDDLDHDLRRAQSGSLAACQAHLRVRHARLSGSLAHRDAVATANGEGNMLKLAVKHPPERLGSVVAATAAALLTDLNLKARRVRRILEAKAAEARPGKNT; encoded by the coding sequence ATGCACGACATCCTCGACCTCGACACCCTGCCCGAGCCGTTGCGCTACGGGCTGGCCCTTGGCGGCGCTGGCCGCAGGCACCTCACGGACATGGCCCGCGCCGCCCTGGCCCGGCCTGAAACCGCGCGCCTGGGGCTGGACCTTGCCCTGGCCGCCTGGGAGTCCGCCCCACTGGACGGGGCCATGGCCCGCCTCCTCCAGGACATGGACTCGCGCATGCCCTTCCTGGAGCGCGGCGTTCGCCAGGCCGTTCGAGCCGCGGCCTCCGGCTGGCACCCCCCGGCGGACGTCTCCGCCCTGGCGGCCCTTGCGGAGCGACGCGACCACGACGGCCTGCGCGCCCTGCTGGAGCGGCGCATGGCCGCCGAGCCCGCCAACCTGTTCTGGCGGCAGCACGCCCTGGATCTGGCCTACCTGCTGGCCGACTGGGATTGGACCGGCCGCATGCTCCACTCCCGCTGGCCCGAGCCCCTGGAGCCGGCCCGCACCCTCGTCCGGGCGGACATGCACTTCCAGACGGGCGAGCACGCCGTGGCGGCGAAGCTCTACCAGGGCGTGGCGCGGCTGCGCCCGGCCCTGTTCAGACTGGGGACCTGCCGCTTTCTCCAAGGGGAGGACAACCAGGCCCAGGAACTATGGCGGCAGGCCCTGGAGCGCGCCCCCTGGAACTCAAGCATCCTTCTCAGGCTCCACGACAGCCTGACCGGGCTGGACCGGCCCGGCCGGGACTCCCTCCCCGGCGGGGTCTGCGTTTGCCTCTACACCTGCGGGCGCGCCCCCGAGGTGGACGCCACCCTGGCCGCCCTCTTCGAATCCTCCCTGGAGGGAGCGCGCGTGCTGGCCCTGGACAACGCCAGCCCCGCCGAAACCGCCGGAGTGCTCAAAGCCTGGAGGGACCGCTCCGCCGGGCGGCTGGAGCTTGTGGAGCTGCCCGTGAACATCGGCGCACCGGCTGCGCGCAACTGGCTCAAGCGCCTCGCCGGGGAATCGGGCTGCGCCTTCACGGCCTACCTCGACGACGACGCGCTGGTGCCGCCCGACTGGCAGGCCAGCTTCGCTGACGCGGTGCGCGCCTATCCCCAGGCCGGTGTCTGGGGCTGCAAGGTGGTGGACCTGGCCGCGCCCTGCCGGGTGCAGCACGCGGACGTGAACCTGCTCCCCCCCGGCCAGGGCACGCGGCCCGAGTTCGCGGCCCTGTGCGCGCAGGAGCTGGATTTCGGCCAGTTCGACGCCCTGCGCCCCTGCCTCTCGGTGACGGGCTGCTTCCACCTGTTCCGCACCGAACGCCTGCTCGAGGCGGGGGACTTCGACATCCGCTTCTCCCCCACCCAGTACGACGACCTGGACCACGACCTGCGCCGCGCCCAGTCCGGCTCCCTGGCGGCCTGCCAGGCCCACCTGCGCGTACGCCACGCCAGGCTCTCCGGGTCGCTGGCCCACCGAGACGCGGTGGCCACGGCCAACGGGGAGGGCAACATGCTCAAGCTGGCGGTCAAACATCCGCCCGAGCGCCTCGGCAGCGTGGTGGCGGCAACTGCGGCGGCCCTCCTGACCGACCTGAACCTCAAGGCCAGGCGCGTCAGGCGCATTTTGGAGGCCAAAGCGGCCGAGGCGAGACCTGGAAAAAATACATGA
- a CDS encoding sensor domain-containing diguanylate cyclase has product MSTRDVLDLSFDPACLTDSAGRLLHVNDAFGDLFGCGASQAEGRSLADVLGQSGADQLLGGAGLGPRVLKRLEITAAGGEQVVIEARGMCLPGGGNTVIFLRHRLGFAETGDAEHMALHDALTGLPNRVLLLDRMRQTMARVARHNDFAAVIFIDLDGFKPVNDTYGHDCGDHVLRTVATRLQDVVRGADTAARIGGDEFVMVLGELRNGLHAGLTANRIIKSVTQPISWRGATVVVSASLGIAVAPTDSIVPEELLKQADEAMYVAKKSGKNGYCFANESSYFE; this is encoded by the coding sequence ATGTCCACCAGGGACGTTCTCGATCTGAGCTTCGACCCGGCCTGCCTGACCGACTCGGCCGGCCGCCTGCTGCACGTGAACGACGCCTTCGGCGACCTGTTCGGTTGCGGCGCCTCCCAGGCGGAGGGCCGGTCCCTCGCCGACGTGCTGGGGCAGTCCGGGGCGGACCAGCTGCTCGGCGGCGCCGGACTGGGGCCGAGGGTGCTCAAGCGGCTGGAGATCACGGCCGCGGGCGGCGAACAGGTGGTGATTGAAGCGCGGGGCATGTGCCTGCCGGGCGGCGGGAATACGGTCATCTTCCTGCGGCACAGACTCGGCTTCGCCGAGACCGGCGACGCCGAGCACATGGCCCTGCACGACGCCCTTACCGGGCTGCCCAACAGGGTCCTCCTGCTGGACCGCATGCGCCAGACCATGGCTAGGGTGGCCCGCCACAACGATTTCGCGGCCGTCATCTTCATCGATCTCGACGGGTTCAAGCCCGTGAACGACACCTACGGCCACGACTGCGGCGACCATGTGCTGCGTACGGTGGCCACCCGCCTGCAGGACGTCGTGCGCGGCGCGGACACGGCGGCCCGCATCGGCGGGGACGAGTTCGTGATGGTGCTGGGCGAGTTGCGCAACGGCTTGCACGCGGGGCTTACCGCCAACCGGATCATCAAGTCCGTCACCCAGCCCATTTCCTGGCGCGGGGCGACTGTGGTCGTGAGCGCAAGCCTGGGCATCGCCGTTGCCCCCACGGACAGCATCGTCCCCGAGGAGCTCCTCAAACAGGCCGACGAGGCCATGTACGTGGCCAAGAAGTCCGGCAAGAACGGTTATTGTTTCGCCAACGAGTCCAGCTACTTCGAGTGA
- a CDS encoding protein phosphatase CheZ, translating to MLDGAELDALAARLALALKPAIRDAARDAVREELAQRQQPEMTEEDFFQRLNQEIMGRLGDIYREISSFQSPPTPANGNHEHVAQAGELMAEASHRLDQVIQATEKATFEIIELVERNMHVPDEMIAILRQSQCDPASKDKAEALCAKLSNDMVAIMTCLSFQDLTGQRIKRVIDMLGKVRDMVADLYLSAGILVKAKEKEPDQPLEQLKKDAKAKVSQSEVDDLLAQLNL from the coding sequence ATGTTGGATGGCGCTGAACTAGACGCCTTGGCTGCACGCCTGGCCCTGGCGCTGAAACCGGCCATCAGGGACGCCGCGCGCGACGCCGTGCGCGAGGAGCTGGCCCAGCGCCAGCAGCCCGAGATGACCGAAGAGGATTTTTTCCAGCGCCTCAACCAGGAGATCATGGGCCGTCTTGGCGACATCTACCGTGAAATCTCCAGTTTCCAGAGCCCGCCCACGCCTGCGAACGGCAACCACGAGCACGTGGCCCAGGCGGGCGAGCTCATGGCCGAGGCCTCCCACCGCCTCGACCAGGTGATCCAGGCCACGGAGAAGGCCACCTTCGAGATCATCGAGCTGGTGGAGCGCAACATGCACGTCCCGGACGAGATGATCGCCATCCTGCGCCAGAGCCAGTGCGACCCGGCCAGCAAGGACAAGGCCGAGGCCCTGTGCGCCAAGCTCTCCAATGACATGGTGGCCATCATGACCTGCCTCTCCTTCCAGGACCTGACGGGCCAGCGCATCAAGCGCGTCATCGACATGCTGGGCAAGGTGCGCGACATGGTGGCGGACCTCTATCTTTCGGCGGGCATCCTGGTGAAAGCCAAGGAGAAGGAGCCGGACCAGCCCCTGGAGCAGCTCAAGAAGGACGCCAAGGCCAAGGTGTCGCAGTCCGAAGTGGACGACCTGCTGGCCCAGCTGAACCTGTAG
- the aroC gene encoding chorismate synthase: MSGNTFGRLFRLTTFGESHGPALGGVIDGCPAGLPLTEEMIQQGLDKRRPGQGTPGSTARKEPDAVRLLSGVFEGVTTGTPIGFVIENKDQRSRDYSDIKDIFRPGHADFTYQAKYGVRDYRGGGRASARETAARVVGGEVARQLLARHGVQVSSYTKELGDIPAHCMDIPGAPSRPFYAPDDYVVDIWEDRVRLVHAEGDSVGGIVCVNAVGVPAGLGEPVFDKLDARLAYALMGVGAVKAVEIGEGIQAARNYGSKNNDALTPEGFASNRAGGILGGISSGQMIVARCAVKPIPSVGKEQQTVNTSGEAVTVRIPGRHDVCAIPRINPVLEAMTLLTLADFWLLSGRGV, translated from the coding sequence ATGAGCGGAAATACCTTCGGACGCCTCTTCAGGCTCACCACGTTCGGCGAATCCCACGGTCCTGCGCTCGGCGGCGTCATCGACGGCTGCCCCGCCGGGCTCCCACTGACTGAAGAAATGATCCAGCAGGGCCTGGACAAGCGCAGGCCCGGCCAGGGTACGCCCGGCTCCACGGCCCGCAAGGAGCCTGACGCCGTGCGGCTGCTCTCCGGCGTGTTCGAGGGCGTGACCACGGGGACGCCCATCGGGTTCGTCATCGAGAACAAGGACCAGCGCTCCAGGGACTATTCCGACATCAAGGACATTTTCCGCCCCGGACACGCGGACTTCACCTACCAGGCGAAGTACGGCGTGCGCGACTATCGCGGCGGAGGACGGGCCTCCGCCCGGGAGACCGCCGCGCGCGTTGTGGGCGGCGAGGTGGCCCGCCAACTGCTGGCCCGCCACGGGGTGCAGGTGTCATCCTACACGAAGGAACTGGGCGACATCCCGGCCCATTGCATGGACATCCCCGGCGCGCCTTCGCGGCCGTTTTACGCTCCGGACGACTATGTGGTGGACATCTGGGAGGACCGCGTGCGCCTCGTGCACGCCGAGGGCGACTCGGTGGGGGGCATCGTCTGCGTGAACGCTGTCGGCGTCCCCGCGGGGCTTGGGGAGCCCGTGTTCGACAAGCTGGACGCCCGCCTGGCCTACGCGCTCATGGGCGTTGGCGCGGTGAAAGCCGTGGAGATCGGCGAGGGCATCCAGGCCGCGCGCAACTACGGCTCCAAGAACAACGACGCCCTGACCCCGGAGGGCTTCGCCTCCAATCGGGCCGGAGGCATCCTGGGCGGCATCAGCTCCGGGCAGATGATCGTGGCCCGCTGCGCGGTGAAGCCCATCCCCTCGGTGGGCAAGGAGCAGCAGACCGTGAACACCTCCGGGGAGGCCGTCACCGTGCGCATCCCTGGCCGCCACGACGTCTGCGCCATACCGCGTATCAACCCCGTGCTTGAGGCCATGACGCTCCTGACCCTGGCCGACTTCTGGCTGCTCTCGGGGCGCGGCGTCTAG
- a CDS encoding MBL fold metallo-hydrolase — protein MPVQARKHPLRNITVLSLLCAALGLAQLAVAGPPAQVKTQTPGYFRMMLGDFEVTALLDGMTKIPVEYLKGVKTEEAQRTLERVFAPSDGGMQTAVNAYLVNTGANLVLMDAGGGSFMGPKAGHLLEAMRAAGYSPEQVDAVLLTHGHRDHLGGLVNAQGEAAFPNATLFIGAPEAAYWVETDPASQPQDKRPRFELARKATAPYKAAGKYRTFATGDEIVPGFTVVDLAGHTPGHCGFMLRSKGQAMLVWGDVIHSHATQFAKPGIALEFDTDQARAVAARKRVLADAALEGYWVAGMHLPFPGIGHVLKAGGGYAWVPVEYAPLP, from the coding sequence ATGCCCGTCCAGGCTCGCAAACACCCGTTGAGAAACATCACCGTCCTGAGCCTGCTCTGCGCGGCCCTGGGCCTCGCCCAGTTGGCCGTCGCCGGGCCGCCCGCGCAAGTCAAAACCCAGACTCCCGGCTATTTCCGGATGATGCTCGGGGATTTCGAGGTCACGGCGTTGCTGGACGGCATGACCAAAATCCCCGTCGAATACCTCAAGGGCGTCAAGACCGAGGAGGCCCAGCGGACCCTGGAGCGGGTCTTCGCCCCGTCAGACGGCGGCATGCAGACCGCCGTGAACGCCTACCTGGTGAACACGGGCGCAAACCTGGTGCTCATGGACGCGGGCGGCGGCTCCTTCATGGGGCCCAAGGCCGGGCACCTGCTGGAGGCCATGCGCGCGGCTGGCTACTCCCCTGAACAGGTGGACGCCGTGCTGCTGACCCACGGGCACCGCGACCACCTGGGCGGCCTGGTGAACGCCCAGGGCGAGGCGGCGTTCCCCAACGCCACGCTCTTCATCGGGGCCCCCGAGGCGGCCTACTGGGTGGAAACCGACCCCGCCTCCCAGCCGCAGGACAAGCGTCCCCGCTTCGAGCTGGCCCGCAAGGCCACCGCCCCCTACAAGGCGGCCGGGAAATACAGGACCTTCGCCACCGGCGACGAGATCGTACCCGGCTTCACCGTGGTGGACCTGGCCGGACACACCCCGGGGCACTGCGGGTTCATGCTGCGTTCAAAGGGCCAGGCCATGCTGGTGTGGGGCGACGTGATCCACAGCCACGCCACCCAGTTCGCCAAGCCCGGGATAGCCCTTGAATTCGATACGGACCAGGCCAGGGCCGTGGCCGCGCGCAAGCGCGTCCTGGCGGATGCGGCACTGGAGGGCTACTGGGTGGCGGGGATGCACCTGCCCTTCCCGGGCATCGGGCATGTGCTCAAGGCTGGCGGCGGCTACGCCTGGGTGCCGGTGGAGTACGCGCCCTTGCCCTGA
- a CDS encoding type II toxin-antitoxin system RelE/ParE family toxin, with the protein MAQAVLLAEEAKGDLQAIAAFLTRNDSPEAARAVLTRIREAMRTLATLPGRGHLPPELEGLGGHPVREIHSGPYRILYETRAQEVFVHAVLDARRDLRDLLLERLVR; encoded by the coding sequence ATGGCCCAAGCGGTTCTTCTAGCGGAAGAGGCCAAGGGAGACCTCCAGGCCATTGCCGCCTTCCTCACCCGCAACGACTCGCCCGAAGCGGCCCGCGCCGTGCTCACGCGCATCCGCGAGGCCATGCGCACTCTCGCCACGCTGCCCGGCAGGGGCCACCTGCCGCCCGAACTGGAGGGCCTGGGCGGGCACCCGGTGCGGGAAATACACTCCGGCCCCTATCGTATTCTCTACGAAACGCGCGCCCAGGAAGTTTTCGTCCATGCCGTGCTCGACGCCCGGCGGGACCTGCGCGACCTCCTGCTGGAACGCCTCGTCCGCTGA
- a CDS encoding type II toxin-antitoxin system Phd/YefM family antitoxin has protein sequence MKLSEAVKPISYFKAHAADIVREISEGGQPVVITQNGEAKAMLVNIQEYERLQESLAMLKLLSQSSRSIEQGQVHPMEQVFDELLQDSQG, from the coding sequence ATGAAACTCTCCGAAGCCGTCAAGCCAATCAGCTATTTCAAGGCCCACGCCGCCGACATCGTCCGCGAAATATCCGAGGGCGGGCAGCCCGTGGTCATCACCCAGAACGGCGAGGCCAAGGCCATGCTGGTGAACATCCAGGAATACGAGCGCCTGCAGGAGAGCCTGGCCATGCTCAAGCTCCTCTCGCAGAGTTCCCGGAGTATCGAACAGGGGCAGGTCCACCCCATGGAGCAGGTTTTCGACGAACTGCTCCAGGATTCCCAGGGCTAG